The Verrucomicrobiota bacterium region TTCGTCAGAGTACTGTTGGGTAACAGGTGCTCCGCCGATCATGATTTTCACCTTGGCACGGTCTCCTGAGGCCTTAAAGGCATCGATAGTTGTTTTCATAGCAGGCATCGTCGTTGTCAGGAGTGCTGAAAGGGCGACGATATTAATATTCTTTTCCTTGATGGCCTGGATGAATTTCTCCGGGGAGACATCAACACCGAGGTCTGTGACTTCAAATCCACCACCTTCAAGCATTGCTGATACCAGGTTTTTACCGATATCATGAAGATCGCCCTTTACAGTACCGATGAGAACTCGTCCGATGGGTTCTGTTCCTTTAGCAGCCAAAAGAGGTTTGATCAGTTCGAGACAACCTTTCATGGCACGTGCAGCAATCAGGAGTTCTGGAACGAAGTATTCATTTGCCTCAAAGCGACGGCCGACTTCATCCATGGCTTTAATCATGTATTCATTCACGAGTAGCTCGGGATCTGCTCCTTCAGCAAGAGCCTCCTGAGTGATTATTTTAGCTGCTTTTGCATTACCTTCTACGACTGAGTCATAGAGTTTAGCGAGGTCTGCCATATGTTTGTCTCCTTGCGGATGGTATTCGTTTTTGTTTGGTTATATTGTTTTGTGATTCACAAAGGCGTTGTGCCTTCTATGAGTGTGATACTATTTCATACATTAAAAAAGAGCATCATTAAAAAATGTTTAATGAGTCCTGATAAGGAGATTTAAGAGCGTTTTCCTCTGAATTCACTTGGAGTCAATGTGGTATAGCGTTGGAAGACTGTTGCAAAATATTGGGAAGAC contains the following coding sequences:
- a CDS encoding corrinoid protein — protein: MADLAKLYDSVVEGNAKAAKIITQEALAEGADPELLVNEYMIKAMDEVGRRFEANEYFVPELLIAARAMKGCLELIKPLLAAKGTEPIGRVLIGTVKGDLHDIGKNLVSAMLEGGGFEVTDLGVDVSPEKFIQAIKEKNINIVALSALLTTTMPAMKTTIDAFKASGDRAKVKIMIGGAPVTQQYSDEIGADGYSDNASSAVSLARKLAAK